Part of the Ctenopharyngodon idella isolate HZGC_01 chromosome 8, HZGC01, whole genome shotgun sequence genome, TCCGTCTTATTAGAAGACtacttaccaaataaataaataaatggacatgaaatattgatttaagtGATTGAGAAATAGTGATGTGTGAAACAAAGTGGTAACTAGTCACCTGGTCAAATGTAAAGTTTAGCGTCTGAGCATAAAAAATATTGacctattgaccaatcagcatcaagTATTCTAGAGAGGTTTAAGGCATACATATTGCTGTCTCTCTTTAAAGCACCATGTACCACTTGAGCCGTAATGGAGCCCGTTTTCAGATCTTTGCTCCAAACCAGCAGCAGATGCACGTCATGGACCACATGAAGATGCAGCCCTCTTCAGGTGACAACAGGTAGAAATTAAATATATCATTCAATATTATACTTACGCAGCCTTTCATAATACCATTCTCACTTATCTTgtgaaaatataacaaaaaagtaTCAGAACTTACCATGGAAACATCATGTTAACCAATGGTTTTTGGATGTGTATCATGGTATTCTTTGAAAGAGCATTTAAATATGAACATAGTAATCATTCACATGGCCAGACCATCTGATAGCAAACCATTCCCTCTCGGCAGGAACATGATGATGGAGTCTGCACGATTCAGCCACGGTCAGGGCATGATGCAGATGAACGATCTGTCCAAACTGGACGCCAACAGCTTTGATGCGGTCATCTTTCCTGGAGGCCACGGAATCGTCAAGAACCTGTGAGAGAGACAGTCTTATAGTTGATAAATAGGGTCAATACTAATGCAAATATACATGTTTTTGAGATCGATGCAAATGCATCCCAAAAGAAGTGACAGGAGAGACCATCAGAGTCCATCTGCACATATTCAAACTTTGATGACCCTCAGATGACATGTGGTTTGGCTGCTTCACTGTTAGTCACCCCAGATCAATCACTATTCCTGGAGCGAAAATCCTCTTATCATGTTTCACTATTGGCAAACAAATGGTTAAGCTGAGCGGAAATACAGGCGATGGATGAGACTAATCCACGTCTGAGCCCAAAGCCGTTTCAGCCTAATTACACTTCAGCACATTTATATACTCAAGATTTGTTATCATTTTAGAAAGTTCCTTCAAGGTTCCAAGACGTGTTTGCTTGATATGAGCTGCAGAAATACAAgctaaaaatgtcatttttttcctcatatgAAGCATTTCTGCTGACTTTTACAGGTCCACCTTCAGCAAAGACGGTAAAGACTGCAAGCTGAATAATGACGTGGAAAGAGTTCTGAAGGACTTCCACCGCGCTCGCAAGCCCATTGGGTACCAgactataaaatattaaaactgaaTTTAATCCTTGTATATAGTACATACAGAGAGGTGAATGAGAACTATTTAGGATTCTACACCATTTCTAGATCAAATTAGTGACACTGATCACAAACTCTTTTGTATAGAGGGTCAGATTTCCTTGCTTCATCTACATTTTTCTCTCAAATTATGACAAATGCTATATTAattgacaaaatgtaaaatagtggTCTCCACAGTTCAATTGTTTAAAGATTTGTCAACTGACCTGAATCCGGATCTCTTTGGCTCAGTCTGTCCAGCATGGCTCCTCTCCTGGCGTGCCGAGTGCTGCCGAGTCTGGAAGTCACAATGGGTTATGAACGCGACGAGAGCAGCCGCTGGGGCCGCTGGCCCAACACCAACATGGTGCAGGCGGTTAAGAGCATGGGGGCCCGCCACAACACCCGTGAACCCTACATATCCTTTCATTGAGACAAAGTCTTCTAGAGAtgagtttttgtcatttttaacatgtttgtCAAAagctttatttgtttaaaactttaaatCATGCCTTTAAATGATGCAAGAACTCATTGCATCTCCAAATGTGTCAACTTGATGTCatgacagttaaaaaaaaaaaaaaaaaaaaaaaaaaaaaattcccttaACTGCCCATCTCACGAGGCCTATGTGGACGAGAAAAACAAGGTGATCAGCACTCCAACCTTCATGTGGGAGACTGACTACCACTACCATTACATCTTTGATGGCATCGGGAACATGGTCAAGCATGTCATGCGTATGACTGCCAAGTGATTCTCGTGGGATGCAAGACACTAGAAGGCTTTCACACTTAACTTTGGGTTGACCTGAATCCGCTATTATGTGGACATACagagagtaaataaataaaagcatgcaATGCAACTCTTGTGTTGTACTATGTATTGTATAGCCTATAGCAATGGTGGTAATGTAGCCAAACCATATACATTTGATTTTTGAAGCAGATGATTGTTCACAGAAACATCTCACAAGCATAACATTTCAGtggaacattttattttacaaatcatacaaaaatgagtgacaacatttatatatatatataaaaaacaaatataagaacatatataaaacattttttttttttacaaaacgtCAAAATTATTCTCAAAAGagtcaaaaaacctttaaatgtattacaaaaatgtacagcagcatcttaaatataaaatagatcAATGTTTTCTCAACACATTCATGAATATTTgtacaaaattttaaaaaagaaaaaactagtttaaaaaatatatatatttacaataagCACAGACTGACAGAGCGATAGATGGATGCCAAGTTCCATGTGCATCTATGTTTTTGTTTCAGCCATTTTATACATCCACAGTTCTTTGCattaaagtaaaacaaatacAGAAGATTAAGTGAGCTGGCTgcaaaaatgtttctgtttggGAAAGTTAATTAATGTAAAGAACACAAATAAATTGGGAGGAGAGTTTGATTGAGAGTTAAGGCAGCTAAGCTCTTAATGTTGGCACtgaatttttgctttaaattataatgacaaatggtttaaaatgaaTTCAGTTTCAAGCTCAAATATACACATGGTAAACATACACAACaacattatattca contains:
- the gatd3l gene encoding ES1 protein, mitochondrial codes for the protein MLASRAFLAKQAAAMLVRQPACLVHHGGDWGNWGNTNIAVVFSGCGWWDGTDVHEAAYTMYHLSRNGARFQIFAPNQQQMHVMDHMKMQPSSGDNRNMMMESARFSHGQGMMQMNDLSKLDANSFDAVIFPGGHGIVKNLSTFSKDGKDCKLNNDVERVLKDFHRARKPIGLSSMAPLLACRVLPSLEVTMGYERDESSRWGRWPNTNMVQAVKSMGARHNTREPYEAYVDEKNKVISTPTFMWETDYHYHYIFDGIGNMVKHVMRMTAK